In Dermatophilus congolensis, a genomic segment contains:
- a CDS encoding histone-like nucleoid-structuring protein Lsr2, which yields EEVVSFGLDGVQYEIDLSKENAEKLRASLQEWVEKARRAGGRRVAGRRTPGSGSGSGRRNDLNEIRQWGRENGFKVSDRGRVSREVEEAYDRAHN from the coding sequence CTGAAGAGGTTGTGTCGTTCGGCCTGGACGGTGTCCAGTACGAGATTGACCTGAGCAAGGAAAATGCTGAGAAGCTGCGTGCTTCCTTGCAGGAGTGGGTCGAGAAGGCACGCCGTGCTGGTGGCCGTCGTGTTGCGGGTCGTCGTACCCCTGGTTCGGGTTCAGGTTCGGGACGCCGTAATGACCTGAATGAGATTCGTCAGTGGGGTCGTGAAAACGGGTTCAAGGTTTCTGACCGTGGGCGTGTTTCCCGTGAGGTTGAAGAAGCCTACGATCGGGCTCACAACTGA
- a CDS encoding bile acid:sodium symporter family protein, which yields MVNRRADQADSSDALRSHRRAFSFSVDGFVLAILGAVGLASLLPISGVAALVFDDVTTVAIAVLFFMYGGRLSREEVWVGFRHWQLHLTILGFTFVVFPVIGQVLRLLESWMLSPELMAGVLFLCAVPSTVQSSITFTSISGGNVAGAVVSASLSNLLGVVITPVLVVITMGGAGGFTISGSSVVDLVLHILVPFLVGQCVQPWVSGWLKRNHAWLKRVDQGIIVAVVYSAFSRGMVERMWLRVSVGDLVVLLVLVVVVLAFVLWLTWWLSGVLGFERADRIAIQFCGTKKSLATGVPMALVLFPGATVGLMVLPIMLFHQAQLMVCAVLARRHSLVESRQR from the coding sequence ATGGTGAATCGCAGAGCAGATCAGGCGGATTCTTCTGATGCTTTGAGAAGTCATCGCCGGGCTTTTTCGTTTTCGGTGGACGGTTTTGTTCTTGCGATTTTGGGTGCGGTGGGGCTTGCTTCGCTATTACCGATCTCTGGTGTGGCGGCACTCGTTTTTGATGATGTAACGACAGTAGCGATCGCTGTGTTGTTCTTCATGTACGGCGGAAGGTTGTCTCGTGAAGAGGTGTGGGTGGGCTTTCGGCATTGGCAGTTGCATCTGACGATTCTGGGTTTTACTTTCGTGGTTTTTCCAGTTATTGGTCAGGTTCTGCGTTTGTTGGAGTCGTGGATGTTGTCGCCGGAACTGATGGCGGGAGTGTTGTTTTTATGCGCTGTTCCTTCGACAGTTCAGTCGTCGATCACGTTCACATCTATTTCGGGTGGAAATGTTGCTGGGGCGGTAGTTAGTGCCTCGTTGAGTAATCTTCTGGGGGTGGTTATTACTCCGGTGCTTGTGGTCATCACCATGGGTGGCGCAGGTGGGTTCACGATCTCGGGGTCATCGGTTGTCGATCTTGTTTTGCATATTCTTGTTCCCTTTTTGGTGGGGCAGTGTGTGCAGCCATGGGTGAGTGGATGGCTGAAGCGCAACCATGCCTGGTTGAAGCGAGTGGATCAGGGCATCATCGTTGCGGTGGTGTACTCAGCGTTTTCGCGAGGCATGGTCGAGCGGATGTGGTTGAGGGTGTCGGTGGGGGATTTGGTGGTGTTGCTGGTGTTGGTGGTGGTTGTGTTGGCGTTTGTTTTATGGCTGACGTGGTGGCTTTCGGGGGTGTTGGGGTTTGAGCGGGCTGATCGCATTGCGATCCAGTTTTGTGGCACGAAAAAGTCGTTGGCTACAGGGGTGCCGATGGCGTTGGTGTTGTTTCCCGGGGCGACGGTTGGGCTGATGGTGTTGCCGATCATGCTGTTTCATCAGGCTCAGTTGATGGTGTGTGCGGTGTTGGCGCGCAGGCATTCGCTGGTGGAGTCACGGCAGAGGTGA